The DNA sequence GATGGGCTTGACCATCGCCACCCTCTTCGGCACGCCGCTCGTCGCGTGGTTCGGGCAGGCGCTCGGCTGGCGTTCCGCTTTCGCCATCGTCGGCGGCATCAGTTTTTTGACCGTGGCGCTGACCTTCGTCCATGTGCCGCGCGACAAGGGCAATCCGAAGGCGACGCCGCTTCGTGAGCTGGGCGCGCTTGGCAAGCTGCAGGTCTGGCTGATGCTCGGCATCTGCGCCATCGGCTGCGGCGGCATGTTCGCCGTCTTCAGCTACATTACCCCGGCGCTGACCGAGGTCGCGGGTGTATCGCTTGCCAACGTGCCGATCATGCTGTCGGTCTTCGGCGCCGGCATGATCCTCGGCAATATCGTCGGTGCCCGGCTTGCCGATTGGGCGTTGCTGCCGGCGATCGGCATCGCCATCGTCTTCAACATTTTCGCCTACGTGCTCTTCTACTTCACCATGGGCAATCCGTGGATCGCGATCGTCAACGTGCTCTTCATCGGCGGCGGTTTCGCCGTCGTGCCGGGCGTGCAGACGCGGCTGATGGATGTCGCCGGCGAGGCACAGACGCTGGCGGCGGCGCTCAGCCATTCCGCTTTCAATCTCGCCAACGCGCTTGGCGCCTGGCTCGGCGGTGCCTCGATTGCCGCCGGCTATGGCTGGACCTCCACCGGTCTCGTCGGCGCCGTTCTCGGCGTTGCCGGCTTCGGTATCTTCCTCGCATCCGTCTTTGTCGATCGCGCTCAACCCGCCCGCCTGGCTGCAAAACCTGCGGCGGAATGACCGGCTTTACCGAAAGAAGGCCGGGGGAACTTGCACCTTCCTAAATTTTTCTGTCATGTCCCGCCGTTAGCGTCGCTATGGCCCTGAAACTACCGTAAAGCAGGGGCAAAGGGGCGGCGCGCGGCGTCAGGTAGGCTGGCAAGACCGCGGGTTTGTTGTAAGCTCGTCGGAAGACGGAGGATCATTGGTGCAATTGGGCAATCGCGAACGAGAGAATTTCGCCGTGGAGCCACGGCTCCTCGGGCACACAGCCATTTCGCGCCATGCCCTTGTCGGCCCCATGACCGCTGCCCGCTGGATGCTGGTCTTCGTTCTCTTGGCCGGTGTCTATTTCTTCCATGGTTTCGTGGTCCCGGTTCTGGCCGCCGTTGTCATCGGTTTTGCCAGCTGGCCGATCTATCGCCGGCTGCTTGCCGCCGTGAACGGCAACCGTACCCTTGCCGCGACCATCGCCATCATCAGCGTCATCTCCTTCATCGTCGTGCCGATCTCGATTGCCGCCGTCTATGCGGTCGATGAAGTGCGCGACTGGGTCGTGTGGGCGGTCGAGACCAATGCCAACGGTGCCGTCGTGCCCGCCTGGCTGACCGGCATTCCAATTGCGGGCACGTGGCTCGGCGAACAATGGGTAAAGCATGTCGGCCATCCGGGTGCGCTTGGCGAACTCGTGCAACTCGTCAGCGGCTCCAACATCGGCAACATCTATCGCGGCGTTCTGGTCGTTGGGGCATCGACGTTCCACGCCTTCCTGACGCTGCTTTTCATGCTGATCACGCTGTTCTTCGTCTACCGTGACGGCCAGTCCTTCTCCGGCCAGCTCGACCGCCTTGGCGAACGCATCTTCCCCATGCGCTGGGAGCGGCTGTCGCGGGTCGTGCCGTTGACGATCAGCTCGACGGTGACCGGAATGGGCATTATCGCCATCGGCGAAGGCATCGTGCTTGGCGTCGCCTATTGGCTGGCCGGCGTTCCGTCGCCGGTCACCCTCGGTATCATCACCGGCCTGATGGCCCTTATTCCGGGCGGCGCGCCGCTCTGCTTCACGCTCGTCTCGGTCTATCTCGTTGCCAGCGGCTCGCCGGTCCATGGCATCGCGCTGTTTGCCTGGGGCACGACCGAACTCTTCATTGTCGACAAGACCCTGCGGCCGCGCCTCGTCGGCGGGCCGATCAAGCTCCCCTTCCTGCCCACCTTCTTCGGCCTCGTCGGCGGCGTGAAGACCATGGGCTTCCTCGGCCTCTTCGTCGGCCCGGTGCTGATGGCGCTGCTGGTTGCCATCTGGCGTGAGTGGATGCGCGAAGTCACCGCCCCCACCGAAACGACCGTCAACCACATCATCAAGGGCTGAGCCATAGGTTTGGCCGCGGCCGCCAAAGGGCGGCCGCATCGACCCTGCATCGTTTCTTGAAACAGAGAAGCGGCCAGATTTCTTGTTTAGTTTCAGATCGGGAGCACCTTCGCGAATTTCCCGCGAGGGCCTCAACGGGCGCCTTTATCTTTTCCTTATGCGCCCTCCCAACCATCGCAATCGATAATTGACCCGCTACGGGCTCAAGATCCGGACCTCAACAGTCCGGAGAATTTGCATGTCCGATGTTCTTTTCCTTGCCGCCGGCATCGGCGGCTTTGTCGTGTTTGCGCTGTATGCGTGCGCGCTGAGCCACCTCTAGGAGACGGCGCCATGTTCGAAGCCCTGATCGGTCTCGCCGTCGCCGTCGTCCTTGCGGCCTATCTCGTCGTCACCCTCGTTCGCCCTGAACGCTTCTGACGCTCTAGCCAACCAGAAGAGGTCACAGCGACTCTGGGCCGACGCGGCCCAAAGTCGTTGTGATCCAGCGGAGAAATCCTCATGTCTATCATCGGGTGGCTGCAGATCAGCCTCCTCTTCATCGCCGTCCTGATCGTCATCAAGCCGCTAGGGCTTTACATGGCGCGGGTCTTCTCCGGTGAACGCAACGTCTTTTCGCCCATCCTCGGTCCCGTCGAGAACGGCCTCTACCTCGCAGCCGGCGTCGATCCGAAGAAGGAGCAGGGCTGGCTCGCCTATACGATGTCGATGCTCGCCTTCAGCCTTGCTGGCTTTGCCTCGCTCTATGCGATCCTGAGGCTGCAGGCCTATCTGCCGATGAACCCGCAGGGTTTTGCCGGCATGCCGTCTGACCTCGCCTTCAACACGGCGGTCAGCTTCGTCACCAACACCAACTGGCAGAACTACGGCGGCGAAACGACGCTCAGCCATTTCAGCCAGATGGCCGGGCTGACGGTGCACAACTTCGTATCGGCTGCGACCGGCATTGCCATGGCGCTTGCCGTGACCCGGGCCTTCGCCCGCTCGAACGCGTCGACCGTCGGCAACTTCTGGGTCGATCTCACCCGTTCGACGCTCTATGTGCTCTTGCCGATCGCCGTCGTCATGGCGCTCGCCATGGTCTGGAGCGGTCTGCCGCAGACCTTCCATGCCGACCTCACAGCAACCACGCTCGAGGGCGCCAAGCAGACGATCTCGCTCGGTCCGGTCGCAAGCCAGGAGGCGATCAAGCAGCTCGGCACCAATGGTGGCGGCTTCTTCAACGTCAACGCCGCCCATCCGTTCGAAAACCCGACGGCGTTTTCCAACTACCTCAACATCTT is a window from the Ensifer adhaerens genome containing:
- a CDS encoding AI-2E family transporter, producing the protein MQLGNRERENFAVEPRLLGHTAISRHALVGPMTAARWMLVFVLLAGVYFFHGFVVPVLAAVVIGFASWPIYRRLLAAVNGNRTLAATIAIISVISFIVVPISIAAVYAVDEVRDWVVWAVETNANGAVVPAWLTGIPIAGTWLGEQWVKHVGHPGALGELVQLVSGSNIGNIYRGVLVVGASTFHAFLTLLFMLITLFFVYRDGQSFSGQLDRLGERIFPMRWERLSRVVPLTISSTVTGMGIIAIGEGIVLGVAYWLAGVPSPVTLGIITGLMALIPGGAPLCFTLVSVYLVASGSPVHGIALFAWGTTELFIVDKTLRPRLVGGPIKLPFLPTFFGLVGGVKTMGFLGLFVGPVLMALLVAIWREWMREVTAPTETTVNHIIKG
- the kdpF gene encoding K(+)-transporting ATPase subunit F, translating into MRAEPPLGDGAMFEALIGLAVAVVLAAYLVVTLVRPERF
- a CDS encoding MFS transporter, whose protein sequence is MCDEAYSSAVEPRRARVSAAEVALAVGGFGIGTGEFAIMGLLPQVAEDVAVSVPRAGAVISAYALGVVVGAPLIAVLAARFSRFRVLLALMLIFAVGNFASAIAPDFYTLIAARFFAGLPHGAYFGVAALVAAGLAAPNQRARAVGRVMMGLTIATLFGTPLVAWFGQALGWRSAFAIVGGISFLTVALTFVHVPRDKGNPKATPLRELGALGKLQVWLMLGICAIGCGGMFAVFSYITPALTEVAGVSLANVPIMLSVFGAGMILGNIVGARLADWALLPAIGIAIVFNIFAYVLFYFTMGNPWIAIVNVLFIGGGFAVVPGVQTRLMDVAGEAQTLAAALSHSAFNLANALGAWLGGASIAAGYGWTSTGLVGAVLGVAGFGIFLASVFVDRAQPARLAAKPAAE